The segment TTTACTAATTCGTTCATCGGTATGGGAATAGCTCCCATGATATGGCTGATGTTGAAAAAGCTGCGATCGCTTACATCAATAATCGTTAGCGCTGGTTCGCCCCAGTCCAGTCGTGCTTTCAGATCAAACACGCGAGACTGGGCGGCGATTGGTGGCGGTGAAGGAATAATTCCGAAAAAGTTAGTCATGGCTGGCTGCGACTTTTTATAATATTCTCTGCAATTTAACAATAAGTTTTAAGAATTGCAAATTCTTATAGATAAAATATTTACATCCAGTCCAAGTTATGCCTACTGGTATAGGTGCAATTACTTAACAAGCATAGACATCGGGTAGGGATATCCAGTAAGCGATCGCGCGTAGCACAAAATCCCGGTAGCAGCATCCTAATGCGTGCAAATCTAGCAGACGAATTTTATTCGCCGTTTTTACAAGGATTGGAATTCTCCGGTATTAACTATTAGAAATACCAAAATTAAAATAAAATAAAAAATTTTTAATTTATTGAATATTCAATGTATATAATTTCTATTTACCTGCAAAATTGGACAAGGCTTTCCATCAACAAACCAGTTTTATCCTTAATATTTGACATCATTCTTCATCGGGTTTACTCTCCCTAAAATTTCTGCCGTGCTAGGATAGCAATCAGATAAATTAGCGTTGGTAGTGTGTTAGAAGATGACCCCGCATGAACTGTTAACGTTAGTGTTGATGCTCTCTCCTGGGATTTTACTCTCTGTGTTGATTTTGAGTGCCTTTGCTGCTGGGGGCT is part of the Funiculus sociatus GB2-C1 genome and harbors:
- a CDS encoding rhodanese-like domain-containing protein, yielding MTNFFGIIPSPPPIAAQSRVFDLKARLDWGEPALTIIDVSDRSFFNISHIMGAIPIPMNELVNRALSSLELHRDIYVYGETDDETAAAATKLRAAGFENVSELRGGVAAWKAVGYPVERNLSIDV